The proteins below come from a single Drosophila kikkawai strain 14028-0561.14 chromosome 3R, DkikHiC1v2, whole genome shotgun sequence genomic window:
- the LOC108077657 gene encoding fatty acyl-CoA reductase wat-like, giving the protein MECGIQDFYKDKVVFLTGATGFLGRVIIEKLLRATDVKRIYAMVRPKRNQDIQARIQNWEKDPLFEVLLKSKPQALQRVFTIAGDCLEHDLGISVKDRQLLASEVQIFIHGAATVRFNEPLHIAITINTRATKLMLQLAKEMKHLQAFLHISSAFSNCPEFHIEERFYPELLNLNSEKILAMTEIVGAKMIDSISSVLVGSFPNTYTYSKALAEDVILREAGDLPLSVFRPAIIIASHKEPVSGWIDNLYGPITLIYGIGHGVIRLVGHSKKGTTSFVPVDYCANMALASIWQTGKRDIIRDPKEQPPIFTLAPSTSNLLSHTDFIKFGMSHRDELAVNKMIWYPFLNCVSKPWLYTLLAFFYHTLPGYMFDLILRLAGKKPRMVDLYRKIHINVNAIQHFLFNSWKFETKSADKLRSLMSIEDREMYNFDMEALDWKEYFKSALFGMRLYLGKEPPTKESFESGRRLLKLFKILHYGLMTVLLLITVFLLWSLLKFIIKY; this is encoded by the exons ATGGAGTGCGGTATTCAGGATTTCTACAAAGACAAGGTCGTGTTTCTAACAGGCGCCACCGGATTTTTGGGAAGAG TGATTATTGAAAAGCTCTTGCGAGCTACGGATGTGAAACGCATATACGCCATGGTTAGGCCCAAACGAAATCAGGATATTCAGGCACGAATTCAGAATTGGGAAAAGGATCCA CTCTTCGAAGTCCTGCTCAAGTCGAAGCCCCAGGCACTTCAGCGAGTCTTTACCATCGCTGGCGATTGTCTCGAGCACGATTTAGGCATTAGCGTTAAGGATCGCCAGCTCCTGGCCTCCGAGGTGCAGATCTTCATCCATGGAGCTGCCACGGTGAGGTTCAATGAGCCCCTTCACATAGCTATCACCATCAACACGCGAGCCACTAAGCTGATGCTTCAACTGGCTAAGGAAATGAAGCACCTCCAGGCCTTTCTCCATATCTCGTCGGCATTCTCAAACTGCCCTGAGTTTCACATCGAAGAGAGGTTCTATCCCGAACTCTTAAACCTCAACTCGGAGAAAATTTTGGCCATGACTGAGATAGTGGGGGCCAAAATGATAGACAGTATATCCTCCGTACTCGTAGGATCTTTCCCCAATACCTACACGTACTCGAAGGCCCTGGCTGAGGATGTGATCCTCAGAGAAGCGGGAGACCTTCCCCTGAGTGTTTTTCGCCCGGCAATTA TTATTGCCAGCCACAAAGAGCCTGTTAGCGGATGGATTGATAATCTCTACGGACCGATTACACTTATATACGGAATAGGCCACGGAGTTATACGTTTGGTCGGCCATAGCAAAAAGGGTACCACCAGTTTTGTTCCAGTGGACTACTGCGCCAATATGGCATTGGCCAGCATCTGGCAAACCGGCAAAAGAGACATTATACGAGACCCGAAGGAACAACCGCCCATATTCACACTGGCGCCGAGTACCTCAAACTTGCTTAGTCATACGGACTTCATTAAGTTCGGAATGAGCCATAGGGACGAGCTTGCAGTAAATAAGATGATCTGGTATCCATTTTTGAACTGCGTCTCCAAGCCTTGGCTGTATACCTTACTCGCCTTCTTCTACCACACACTACCCGGATATATGTTCGATCTAATCCTACGCTTGGCGGGAAAGAAGCCCCGAATGGTGGATCTCTATAGAAAAATACACATCAATGTGAACGCTATTCAGCATTTTTTGTTCAACAGTTGGAAATTCGAGACAAAGAGCGCTGATAAACTAAGGTCTCTAATGTCGATTGAAGATCGGGAAATGTACAACTTCGACATGGAGGCTCTCGACTGGAAGGAATATTTCAAATCTGCCTTGTTTGGCATGCGACTTTACTTGGGAAAAGAGCCTCCAACCAAGGAATCATTTGAGAGTGGACGACGACTGCTAAAGCT GTTCAAGATATTACACTATGGCTTAATGACAGTGCTCCTGTTGATTACTGTGTTCCTATTATGGTCTCTGCTCAAATTCATTATAAAATACTAA
- the LOC108077572 gene encoding fatty acyl-CoA reductase wat → MECGIQDFYKDKVVYLTGATGFLGRVIIEKLLRATDVKRIYAMVRPKRNQDIQTRFQNWQKDPLFEVLLKSKPQALQRVFTIAGDCLEHDLGISVKDRQLLASEVQIFIHGAATVRFNEPLHIAITINTRATKLMLQLAKEMKHLQAFLHISSAFSNCPEFHIEERFYPELLNLNSEKILAMTEIVGAKMMNSMSSVLVGPFPNTYTYSKALAEDVILREAGDLPLSVFRPAIIIASHKEPVFGWMDNLYGPITLMYGIAHGVIRLVGFDKKGVTSFVPVDYCANMALASIWQTAKKGTARHPKEQPPIFTLAPSISNLLKHTDFVKLGMSHREEFPINKMIWYPFLTCVDKPWLYTLLAFFYHTLPGYMFDLILRLVGKKPRMVDLYRKIHINVTAIQHFLFNSWKFETKSADKLRSLMSIEDREMYNFDMEALDWKVYFKSALFGMRLYLVKEPPTQESLESGRRQLKRLKILHYSFMAVLLFITGFLLLSLLKIIMRYG, encoded by the exons ATGGAGTGCGGTATTCAGGATTTCTACAAAGACAAGGTCGTGTATCTAACGGGAGCCACCGGATTTTTGGGAAGAG TGATTATTGAAAAGCTCTTGCGAGCTACGGATGTGAAACGTATATACGCCATGGTTAGGCCCAAACGAAACCAGGATATTCAGACACGATTTCAGAATTGGCAAAAGGATCCA CTCTTCGAAGTCCTGCTCAAGTCGAAGCCCCAGGCACTTCAGCGAGTCTTTACCATCGCTGGCGATTGTCTCGAGCACGATTTAGGCATTAGCGTTAAGGATCGCCAGCTCCTGGCCTCCGAGGTGCAGATCTTCATCCATGGAGCTGCCACGGTGAGGTTCAATGAGCCCCTTCACATAGCTATCACCATCAACACGCGAGCCACTAAGCTGATGCTTCAACTGGCTAAGGAAATGAAGCACCTCCAGGCCTTTCTCCATATCTCCTCGGCCTTCTCCAACTGCCCTGAGTTTCACATCGAAGAGAGGTTCTATCCCGAACTCTTAAACCTCAATTCGGAGAAAATTTTGGCCATGACTGAGATAGTGGGAGCCAAAATGATGAACAGTATGTCTTCCGTACTCGTTGGACCTTTCCCCAATACCTACACGTACTCGAAGGCCCTGGCTGAGGATGTGATCCTCAGAGAAGCGGGAGACCTTCCCCTGAGTGTTTTTCGCCCGGCAATTA TTATTGCCAGCCACAAGGAACCTGTTTTCGGATGGATGGATAATCTCTATGGACCGATTACCCTTATGTACGGAATAGCCCATGGAGTTATACGACTGGTTGGCTTTGACAAGAAGGGTGTCACCAGTTTTGTGCCTGTGGACTACTGCGCCAATATGGCATTGGCCAGCATCTGGCAAACCGCCAAAAAGGGCACTGCACGACACCCGAAGGAACAACCGCCCATATTCACACTGGCGCCGAGTATCTCAAACTTGCTTAAACATACGGACTTCGTTAAGCTCGGAATGAGCCATCGGGAGGAGTTTCCGATAAATAAGATGATCTGGTATCCATTTTTGACCTGCGTCGACAAGCCTTGGCTGTATACCTTACTCGCCTTCTTCTACCACACACTACCCGGATATATGTTCGATCTGATCCTACGCTTGGTGGGAAAGAAGCCCCGAATGGTGGATCTCTATAGAAAAATACACATTAATGTGACCGCTATTCAGCATTTTTTGTTCAACAGTTGGAAATTCGAGACAAAGAGCGCTGATAAACTAAGGTCTCTAATGTCGATTGAAGATCGGGAAATGTACAACTTCGACATGGAGGCTCTCGACTGGAAGGTATATTTCAAGTCTGCCTTGTTTGGCATGCGACTTTACTTGGTAAAAGAGCCTCCAACCCAGGAATCCCTTGAGAGTGGACGACGACAGCTAAAGCG GTTGAAGATATTACACTATAGTTTCATGGCCGTGCTCCTGTTCATTACTGGGTTCCTATTGTTGTCGCTGCTGAAAATCATTATGAGATATGGTTAG